The following are from one region of the Falco biarmicus isolate bFalBia1 chromosome 1, bFalBia1.pri, whole genome shotgun sequence genome:
- the CCDC142 gene encoding coiled-coil domain-containing protein 142, producing MEDGGPERRDGEPCPQAGDSGGAGPGNLLLLLLTARPTLPGPGDGAARGEPAETGSSSLGGLARSLQKAEAMLRNCVSPSLRRLLSPRPRERGYGSEDEDEEEEETPALLALLEQSFSGLRRCLCVWEDPRTETFRGRVRPQPGDSTTTATPAFSYHPVHPCVAERGAALHALLQHRHHLRLARDYSRRLKAASDFLRRLLALVERPELLVGELGAAQPLRELCQELRTHAGHWSGLRRRMSSDPWLRPLLLRRHESVAHMRQALLLLALHAVRLAERHAEAWLRGLARAAPATAPSSALLSDLFQGLEIYNHVVGDLALELGIAGCLPAGITGCHRATGDGSHAFPVARVLGILAAERGRLVAERLQPLLQPWDGGGRAEHVCWEDATVPWPLECGATVVVDAGPSRQEELPGLAGELWALCREDEELMGQILGVLVASADSLWHHVLHGPKQEKLAAAVESPKLPAASLGTATRPSSAGWKTVRWLDASRAPAAEALHAQYRQLFWGAAGTALGHCLGWPHCGAGRAMAATQELSHALTQAGVPRECKEELGWLCLRLLCRAVLQSWERDFACALGSGLSDKCLGEPVPAAGPVWSRTAQCLQRLYPALAFALRCLQPLPTRPPGHLPGSPCLRLQVLGCCLATSQAACSWLMGRACRYLAAWALPQFLLITQGDLQLLKMETDRLVVLVTGTFLEPGDAPPQPPPAALSPQELQLCQQICSMAASIQLFSGDVLKMFSTNCKRMSAAIFDQTMPLGKHWRVGFRADLPSSPSAYAAAAAHAVLGQVLQGAQLLPHDAQAPALARVTTAFLEAWMDHILAQRIKFSLQGALQLRQDFELVRELVASERYGLAPETRQSLLSLRVFQQMDGAILCLLQQPGGVAGMAPRPWHSLRRCCLDNGAHPPEPTSGNLHSLDTLEAATAAPGPPPLAPSAEPLARLQSSVPESYLTGSQQQWLSLRLHRARRWRVPGLPCVGNNPEV from the exons ATGGAGGACGGCGGCCCCGAGCGTCGCGACGGGGAGCCCTGCCCGCAG GCGGGTGACAGCGGTGGCGCCGGCCCGGGCaacctccttctcctgctgctgacgGCCCGCCCCaccctgcccggcccgggggaTGGCGCTGCCCGCGGGGAGCCCGCCGAGACAG gcagcagctccctgggggGCCTGGCCCGCTCCCTGCAGAAGGCAGAGGCCATGCTGCGCAACTgtgtcagccccagcctgcggCGCCTGCTGTCCCCACGGCCCCGTGAGCGTGGCTACGGCAGCGAGGATgaggacgaggaggaggaggaaacgCCGGccctcctggccctgctggagcagagcttcTCAGGGCTGCGCCGCTGCCTCTGCGTCTGGGAGGACCCCCGCACCGAGACCTTCCGGGGCCGCGTGCGGCCCCAGCCCGGCGACagcaccaccactgccaccccTGCCTTCTCCTACCACCCTGTCCACCCGTGCGTGGCTGAGCGTGGCGCGGCCCTGCacgccctgctgcagcaccgcCACCACCTCCGCCTCGCCCGCGACTACAGCCGCCGGCTGAAGGCCGCCTCAGACTTTCTCCGCCGGCTCCTGGCACTGGTGGAGCGGCcggagctgctggtgggggaGCTGGGTGCCGCTCAGCCGCTGCGGGAGCTCTGCCAGGAGCTGCGGACACATGCCGGCCACTGGAGTGGGCTGCGGCGGCGGATGAGCAGTGATCCATGGCTGCGGCCGCTGCTGCTGCGCAGGCACGAGTCAGTGGCGCACATGCGGcaggcattgctgctgctggcgctgcATGCGGTGCGGCTAGCTGAGCGCCATGCCGAGGCATGGCTGCgggggctggcacgggctgccccCGCCACTGCCCCTTCCTCGGCGCTGCTCTCTGACCTCTTCCAGGGCCTGGAGATCTACAACCACGTGGTGGGCGACCTGGCCCTGGAGCTGGGCattgctggctgcctgcctgctggcatCACTGGCTGCCACAGGGCTACCGGTGATGGCTCCCATGCCTTCCCCGTGGCCAGGGTGCTGGGCATCCTGGCAGCTGAGCGGGGCCGGCTGGTGGCTGAGCggctccagcccctgctgcagccgtGGGATGGGGGCGGCAGGGCAGAACACGTCTGCTGGGAGGATGCCACAGTGCCTTGGCCCCTGGAGTGTGGTGCCACAGTGGTAGTGGACGCGGGACCGtccaggcaggaggagctgccaGGCCTCGCTGGCGAGCTGTGGGCACTGTGCCGGGAGGACGAGGAGCTGATGGGCCAGatcctgggggtgctggtggcctCTGCTGACAGCCTCTGGCACCACGTCCTCCATGGACCCAAGCAGGAGAAGCTGGCGGCAGCAGTAGAGAGCCCCAAGCTGCCAGCGGCCAGCCTGGGCACAGCCACCAGGCCCAGCTCTGCCGGCTGGAAGACGGTGCGGTGGCTGGATGCTTCCCGTGCACCGGCAGCCGAGGCCCTGCACGCCCAGTACCGGCAGCTGTTCTGGGGGGCTGCTGGAACCGCGCTAGGGCACTGCCTGGGTTGGCCGCATTGCGGAGCTGGCAGGGCCATGGCTGCCACACAGGAGCTGAGCCACGCTCTCACCCAGG CTGGTGTCCCCCGAGAGTGCAAGGAGGAACTGGGATGGCTCTGCCTGCGCCTGCTCTGCCGGGCCGTCCTCCAGAGCTGGGAGAGAG ACTTTGCCTGCGCGCTGGGCTCGGGTCTGTCCGACAAGTGCTTGGGGGAgccggtgccagcagcagggccgGTGTGGAGCAGGACAGCGCAGTGTCTGCAGCGGCTCTATCCAGCCCTGGCTTTCGCCCTGCgttgcctgcagcccctgcccacccgcCCGCCCG GCCACCTCCCTGGCTCACCCTGCCTGCGCCTgcaggtgctgggctgctgcttggCCACATCACaggctgcctgctcctggctgaTGGGCAGAGCCTGCCGGTACCTGGCAGCCTGGGCCCTGCCGCAGTTCCTGCTCATCACTCAGGGCGACCTGCAG ctgctgaagATGGAGACAGACAGACTGGTTGTGCTGGTGACCGGGACCTTTCTGGAGCCTGGGGACGCCCCCCCACAGCCGCCTCCTGCCGCACTGTCCCCCCAggagctccagctctgccagcagatTTGCTCCATGGCTGCCAGCATCCAG CTCTTCTCAGGGGACGTGCTGAAGATGTTCTCCACCAACTGCAAGCGGATGTCGGCAGCGATCTTCGACCAGACCATGCCTCTGGGGAAGCACTGGAGGGTCGGCTTCCGCGCTG acctgcccagctcccccagcgCATATGCGGCAGCAGCGGCCCACGCAGTGCTGGGCCAGGTGCTGCAGGGcgcccagctcctgccccacgATGCCCAGGCGCCCGCTCTGGCACGGGTGACCACCGCCTTCCTGGAGGCCTGGATGGACCACATCCTGGCACAGAGGATCAAGTTCAG cctgcagggagCCTTGCAGCTGCGGCAGGACTTCGAGCTGGTGCGGGAGCTGGTAGCCTCGGAGCGCTATGGGCTGGCCCCTGAGACCCGGCAGTCCCTGCTGTCCCTTCGTGTCTTCCAGCAGATGGATGGGGccatcctctgcctcctgcagcagcccggGGGGGTGGCTGGCATGGCCCCCCGCCCCTGGCACTCTCTGCGCCGCTGCT GTTTGGACAACGGTGCCCACCCACCGGAGCCGACGTCGGGCAACCTGCACAGCCTGGACACCCTAGAGGCAGCAACGGCGGCACCGGGGCCCCCTCCGTTGGCTCCCAGTGCTGAGCCACTGGCGCGGCTACAGAGCAGTGTCCCCGAATCCTACTTAacgggcagccagcagcagtggctATCGTTACGGCTACATCGGGCTCGCCGCTGGCGTGTACCGGGTTTACCATGCGTCGGCAACAACCCCGAGGTCTGA
- the TTC31 gene encoding tetratricopeptide repeat protein 31, which translates to MLCRPRGRREEIGLGRVGANPQERAGLTRREVSAPVPGGAEVPSSGRRRGPRLEGRRVRREGTRSSEPPLYGPCGPPSCPHPTWRLGSLSWRRAPLPARAVPYVRRRRLGAMRAAGGLRDPAGPGLGASRFGAAAAACPWGCVLGPGGWSGAPVCPRHCQPGAAEAERGRRQLPVPPQAASRSAHCSAMGEASGARDAFGRGPGFWYCPGRLEVSSEEEDEEVEGLICFGQPWDISSEDSDPTYNFCGFRKSFLCKEDLPARPPQSAVEMKMHRLPAPWGHQVTAEEAEKNAQELVAEEERMKRKAEKKKLKKKKQKDRKKQEKLGQELKSEREAESSTSSLSSAAGAEYPQKTNAEEGKARPGPSPSPHLGGSAASSGEEAGGQGARAEEVEDELDLSCTFVFKARQKAGMKLPVPGKEKPARTVDAESGRRALGKARKPSLSSLPAPRAPKPAPRDVSMVEQSLILAGRGNEAAQKGQYTEAVQAFTEAVKLNPMEHRLFGNRSYCYEKLRCYEEALRDALVSLRLQPGWPKGYFRKGKALRGLERYAEAACTFEELLRLDSANTDAAAQLEACQALLRQNSPHGRSSPGGPPVSPSLLKAGELLLPSSGKWVNRSCQDTDTSGFMTVVSSRSQTKGQGQAAASSELMLPPTHPARDCYPLWVGNITSKISERVLHSFFSRFGEIRFIRMLPERRCAFINYTQKVAAEAAYAAMQVSLGWAPSPCGPLAGMALPTVPPLSSLPPPPRMSSRNRSRSCSSESDITASRSDVTGP; encoded by the exons ATGCTTTGCCggccccgggggcggcgggaggaAATAGGCTTAGGCCGCGTCGGCGCTAATCCGCAGGAACGGGCAGGGCTGACCCGCCGGGAGGTCAGCGCCCCAGTGCCCGGTGGAGCTGAGGTCCCGAGCAGCGGGAGGAGGCGGGGTCCGCGGCTTGAGGGGAGGCGGGTACGGCGGGAGGGGACGCGGAGCTCCGAGCCCCCTCTGTACGGGCCTTGCGGGCCGCCGTCCTGCCCTCACCCAACATGGCGGCTGGGCAGCCTCAGCTGGCGCCGTGCCCCGCTTCCGGCCCGCGCCGTGCCCTACgtccggcggcggcggctcggAGCGatgcgggcggcgggcgggctgcgggacccggccgggccgggcctgggCGCCTCCCGGTTcggggctgccgccgccgcctgcccctGGGGCTGCGTGCTCGGCCCCGGCGGCTGGAGCGGCG CGCCCGTCTGCcccaggcactgccagcccGGCGCCGCCGAGGCCGAGCGTGGCCGCCGGCAG CTCCCGGTGCCGCCGCAGGCCGCCTCCCGCTCGGCACACTGCAGCGCGATGGGGGAAGCCTCAGGGGCCCGGGACGCCTTCGGCCGCG GCCCGGGCTTCTGGTACTGCCCTGGCCGGCTGGAGGTGTccagtgaggaggaggatgaagaggTGGAGGGGTTGATCTGCTTTGGCCAGCCCTGGGACATCTCTAGCGAGGACAGCGACCCCACCTACAACTTCTGTGGGTTCAGGAAATCCTTCCTGTGCAAGGAGGATCTGCCTGCTCGGCCCCCTCAGAGCGCTGTTGAGATGAAGATGCAcaggctgcctgcaccctgGGGGCACCAGGTTACTGCCGAG gaagcagagaagaacGCACAGGAGCTGGTGGCGGAGGAAGAGCGGatgaagagaaaggcagaaaagaagaagctgaagaagaag aaacagaaagatcGGAAGAAACAAGAGAAGCTGGGACAAGAGCTGAAAAGCGAGCGGGAGGCCGAGTCG AGCACCTCATCCCTGAGCAGTGCTGCCGGTGCTGAGTACCCCCAAAAGACCAATGCTGAAGAGGGGAAGGCCAGgcccggtcccagcccgtccccacaCCTCGGGGGCAGTGCAGCCTCCTCaggagaggaggcaggaggccagggagccagggcagaggaggtggAG GATGAGCTGGATTTGAGCTGCACCTTCGTCTTCAAAGCCCGGCAGAAAGCAGGCATGAAGCTGCCAGTGCCTGGGAAGGAGAAGCCGGCCAGGACAGTTGATGCAGAGTCAGGCAGGAGGGCACTGGGGAAG gCACGCAAGCCCTCACtgtcctccctgcctgccccacggGCACCCAAGCCTGCCCCCCGGGACGTGAGCATGGTGGAACAGAGCTTGATTCTCGCAG GCCGTGGCAATGAGGCTGCCCAGAAGGGCCAATACACAGAGGCTGTGCAGGCCTTCACGGAGGCGGTGAAGCTGAACCCCATGGAGCACCG GCTCTTTGGGAACCGCTCATACTGCTACGAGAAGCTTCGGTGCTACGAGGAGGCACTCAGGGATGCACTGGTGTCACTGAGGCTCCAGCCCGGCTGGCCCAAAGGCTACTTCCGCAAGGGAAAGGCACTGCGGGGACTGGAG CGCTACGCCGAGGCCGCCTGCACATTCGAGGAGCTGCTGCGCCTGGACAGTGCCAACACCGATGCGGctgcccagctggaggcctgcCAGGCCCTGTTGCGG CAGAACAGCCCCCATGGCCGGAGCAGCCCAGGGGGTccccctgtgtccccatccctgctgaaggctggggagctgctgctgccttcctctg GGAAGTGGGTGAACAGGAGCTGCCAGGACACAGACACAAGTGGCTTCATGACTGTTGTGAGCTCCAGGAGCCAGACAAAaggccagggccaggctgcGGCCAGCAGTGAGCTGATGCTGCCTCCGACACATCCTGCCAG GGACTGCTATCCCCTCTGGGTGGGGAACATCACCAGCAAGATCAGCGAGAGGGTGCTGCACAGCTTCTTCAGCCG TTTTGGGGAGATCCGCTTCATCCGGATGCTGCCGGAGAGACGCTGCGCCTTCATCAACTACACACAGAAGGTGGCGGCAGAAGCGGCCTATGCGGCCATGCAGGTGAGCCTAGGGTGGGCACCAAGCCCCTGCGGCCCCCTGGCAGGGATGGCACTGCCAACTGtcccccctctctcctccttgccccccccccccaggatgTCGAG CCGAAACCGGAGCCGCTCCTGTTCATCAGAAAGCGACATCACCGCTTCTCGCAGTGACGTCACCGGACCATGA
- the LBX2 gene encoding LOW QUALITY PROTEIN: transcription factor LBX2 (The sequence of the model RefSeq protein was modified relative to this genomic sequence to represent the inferred CDS: deleted 2 bases in 1 codon), protein MTSAREAAGSPPLHPPGGGRRRSALDQLPPPANSNKPLTPFGIEDILGRPPRRAPPGPGPAAPPARLPEKAAGPRGGGCAPSSPLCALEELASKTFQGLELGVLQAAEGREPLGALGQRPACKKRRKSRTAFTNQQIYELEQRFLRQKYLSPADRDQLAARLALSTAQVITWFQNRRAKLKRDLEELRADVASLQALPPAALQQLTALPDPPRPAGPGPGPTPPPAELSEEEIDVGD, encoded by the exons ATGACCTCGGCGCGGGAGGCGGCTGGTTCCCCCCCGCTGCACCCCccgggcggcggccgccggcgaAGCGCCCTGGACCAGCTCCCGCCGCCCGCCAACTCCAACAAGCCGCTGACCCCCTTCGGCATCGAAGACATCTTGGGGCGGCCCCCGCGGCGG GccccccccgggcccggccccgccgcgccccccgcccggctcccCGAGAAGGCGGcggggccccgcggcggcggctgcgccCCGTCCTCGCCGCTCTGCGCGCTGGAGGAGCTCGCCAGCAAGACCTtccaggggctggagctgggcgTGCTGCAGGCGGCCGAAG GTCGGGAGCCGCTGGGTGCCCTGGGGCAGCGCCCGGCCTGCAAGAAGCGGCGCAAGTCGCGGACGGCGTTCACCAACCAGCAGATCTACGAGCTGGAGCAGCGGTTCCTGCGGCAGAAGTACCTCTCGCCGGCGGACCGGGACCAGCTGGCGGCCCGGCTGGCGCTCAGCACGGCCCAGGTCATCACCTGGTTCCAGAACCGCCGGGCCAAGCTCAAGCGGGACCTGGAGGAGCTCCGGGCCGACGTGGCCTCGCTGCaggcgctgccccccgccgcgctCCAGCAGCTGACGGCGCTGCCCgaccccccgcgccccgccggccccggccccggccccacgCCCCCGCCCGCCGAGCTCTCGGAGGAGGAGATCGACGTGGGGGACTGA